One genomic window of Ruminococcus gauvreauii includes the following:
- a CDS encoding ABC transporter ATP-binding protein, with protein MLKIEGLTKTYGSKKAVDHLSLHIHPGEIYGFIGHNGAGKTTTIKCCCGILNFEDGEILIDGKSIRSQPLACKKELAYIPDNPDLYEFMSGIKYLNFIADIYGVPGMEREERIHRYARQFELIDDLASPVSTYSHGMKQKLAIISALIHEPRLLIMDEPFVGLDPKAAFEVKELMRTLCDNGGAIFFSTHVLEVAEKLCDRIAIIKNGTLIKSGKTDEVIGDESLEDVFLELEGEHVQSTD; from the coding sequence ATGCTTAAAATCGAAGGCCTTACAAAAACATACGGCAGCAAAAAAGCGGTAGACCATCTTTCACTCCATATCCATCCGGGGGAAATCTATGGATTTATCGGGCACAATGGTGCGGGCAAGACAACGACAATTAAATGCTGCTGCGGAATCCTGAACTTTGAGGACGGAGAAATCCTGATTGACGGAAAATCCATCAGGTCACAGCCGCTGGCCTGTAAAAAGGAACTGGCATATATACCGGATAATCCCGACCTCTATGAGTTTATGAGCGGGATTAAATATTTGAATTTTATCGCTGATATCTACGGTGTTCCCGGAATGGAACGCGAGGAGAGGATTCATCGGTATGCCCGCCAGTTTGAACTGATCGATGACCTTGCCTCTCCAGTCAGTACGTATTCTCACGGAATGAAACAGAAACTTGCCATTATTTCTGCATTGATTCACGAACCGAGGCTTCTGATCATGGATGAGCCGTTTGTCGGCCTCGATCCGAAAGCGGCGTTTGAGGTAAAGGAGCTGATGCGGACACTGTGTGATAACGGCGGTGCGATTTTTTTCTCCACTCATGTCCTGGAGGTGGCGGAGAAACTGTGTGATCGGATAGCGATCATTAAAAATGGCACACTGATAAAGAGCGGAAAGACAGACGAAGTGATCGGTGACGAATCACTTGAGGACGTATTTCTGGAATTGGAGGGAGAACATGTTCAGAGCACTGATTAA